Genomic window (Saccharothrix australiensis):
GGGTGAGGTCCAGTCGGCCGAGCAGGTCCAGGTCGAGCCGGTCGAACCGCTCCGGCAGCCGGTCGGTCGCCGGCGGGGTGTAGCCGAGTGCCGACACCCGTTCCGCCGTGCGGCGCGGTGACGTGCCGGTGCGGCCGGCGGCGTGGGCCACCACCGCGAGCGGGGCGGCGCTGCCGGCGGGCGCCCGGCCCAGCGCACACCCCCGCGCGCTGAGCAGGTGGTAGTCGACTTCGAGGAGGTCGTCGTCCAGGTGCGCGACGTCGGGCACCTCGAACCCCATGCGTCGCAGGCGGTTCGCCACCCCGGCGATGGTGCCGCCCACCTCCCGCGTCGCTTCCAGCAGGGACTCGAACGTCCGGCGGTCCTCCCACCGCGGGATGGGGCGCAGCGGCGTGGAGAATTGCAACAACCGCTGGTCGACCCCGTCGAGGTCGCCGCGCCACACCTGCTCGTCGGGCAGCACGAAGCCGAGGTCGCCGAGCCGCGCGGCCGCCTCCGCCACCCGGACGCCCGCTCGTCCGGCGATGTCGAGCAACAGGCCGAGCGGGACGCGCACCGGACCGGGCGGCAGGTCCCGGTCGAGCCACTGCCGCGTCAGCAGCGCCGCGTCGCCGTCCGCCAGTTCGCGCGGGACCCGCCCGTCCGCCGGGACGGCGAGCCCGATCTCCGCGAACCTGCGGGCGACCTCCGCCGGCGGCACGCCCCAGAGCACCGCCGCTCGCACGACCTGGGACGGCGGCACCGCGTCGCCGTCCTCGACGGCGCAGTCCAGGAACACGCGCCCGAGCCCACCGCCGACCGTGCCCAGCCACTCGGGCGTGTGCCGGACGTCGGGCACCGGGAAACCCAGTTCCCGCAACCTGGACGCGATCGCGGGGGAGTCCCGCCGCAGCACGGCGGCGGCGAAGTGCACCCTGGCCGGCTCGACCGGCCAACCGTCGGGCAGCCACGGCCGGCCGCCGTCGACGTTCAGGCTGACCAGGATCACGTCGGACCGCGTCACGCGGGAGGGCAACCCGGCGGTGGACGGGGCGGAGAAGCCGAAGAACGCCAGCCTGTCCGCGACCGCGCTCGGGCTCGACTTCGCCGCGTGCGCGGCTGCGACGACGTGTCCGACGGACACCGGGGCGCCGGGCGGCAACCAAGGCGCGATGGCGTCGCAGTCTGCGCTCACCACGGTGAAGTCCGCTTCACCGGGCTCGTCCGCCAGTGATCCCCAGTCGACGTCCGGGAGCGCGTAGCCCAGGCGGGCCAGCCGATCGGCCAGTGCCACGACGCCGATCTGCGTGTCCTTCGCGACGGCGAGCACCAGCCCGACGGGGAGGTCCTGGCTGCCGGGCAAGTGGCTCCTGCGCTCGTACAAGTCCTCGATGATGGCCTTGTCCGACGGCGACAGGGGTGTCACCCCTGCTCGACCCGCGCGCGCCAGCGAAGTCCAGGCGAGGCTCACCGCACTGGCGCTCCGGCCTGCCCCGAACAGGTTCAGGCGCTCCGCGTAGTGGTCGTGGAGGCGGCGCACCAGGTCGAGGTCCGCGTAGGAGTACCCGCCGTCGAGGATTTCCGAGGACCCGATGAGGGCTCGCCACGGTCCGCCCGACGCCGCGACCTCGTCCGCGACGATGTCCGCCGTGCCCGGACTCGTGCGGGCCACCCGGACCAGCCACTCCAGCGACAGGAACAGCGGGTTCGCCTGCCGCAGGGCAGGCACCGACCGCCGCAGCAACTCCTCGACCAGGGGTGAGACGTCGTCCAACACCTTGCTGCGGTCGACCGTGAGCTTGGGCGCGCCCTTCCTCGTGAGGTTGACGACCGCGCCGTACAGGCTTTCACCGTACGCCGGCCCGGCGAGGACGCCTCTGCGCTTCAGGGGCTCCACGTGGATGCCGTCGACCAGCAGGCCACCGCCCTGCTCGCACCACACGACCTGACCGTGCTCGGTCCGCTCGCCGTGCACGAGCGCCCCCGAGGCGTGCAGGCCGCTCCCCCCGCCCGCGGGACGGGACTCCAGCTCGAACGGCCGCCACGTCGCGTCGTGGTCGCCGTGCACGGCGGTGGTCTCGAACTCGGCGATCCCGAGGATGCGTTGCAGCACGTCGACGCAGGACTCGGCGTCCGCGCCGGCCCGCAGGTACAGCGTGACCGCCGTGCCGGGCCCGATGTCCTCGGCCAGGGTCTCGATGCGGAACAGGTGGCCGGGACCGGCGATCATCACGCGCAGCGCCTCGCCGTGGTCGTGGCCGTTGGGGTGCATCCGGCGGGTGCGGATCTCGATCTCGTCGGCCAGCATGAAGTAGCTCAGCACGCCGATGCCGAACCGGCTGTTGGGGAACAGCTCGACGCCCGCCGCCTCCCACCTGGCCTGCTCCTCCCGGAACTCCGGGCGGTCGGCGAAGCGGACCCCCGCGCGGGAGAAGACCTCGCGCAGCTCGGCCCGGCCCATGCCCACGCCGTTGTCGGCGCAGCGCAGGACGTGGCGGCCGTGCTCGACACCCTGCGTGAACTCGATGCGGCCGGTCCACCCGATGTCGATGCCGCGCGAGGCGCGCAGGTAGTCGTGCCGCGCCTGGCGGTAGCGGCACGCGTCGAGGGCGTTCTGGTACAGCTCGCGGACGGCCAGGGACCGGTCGCCGTAGAGCTGCTCGCCCATCAGCAGTTCGCGGACCCGCGTCTCGTCGAGCCGGAACCGGGTCACCGGGGTGACGAACACCGGCCGCCCGTTCTCCTCGGCGGGTTGCACGCGGTCGGCCGACGCGTGCGGCGGCAGCCGCCGCAGCGGCTCCAGCCGGAAGTCCTCGGCCGCCTCCCGCACCGCCGACAGCACCGCGTCCACCCGCGCCACGTGGCTCTTCAGCGCCTCCAGCACGGCCTCGTGCCGGCAGTCCGCGATCAGCCCGGTCCCGACGCCCTCCACCGGCACCCAGGCCGCGTGCGCGATGGTCGTGCGCAGGTGGTCGAGCCGGACCGGGTCCGGTATGCCGAGGTGCTCCACCACCGTGATCGGCAGCGCCGTCAGCTCGACGGCCTGCTCCCACGCGACCACGAGCAGCAGCCCGACCAGCTCCTCCCGCACGACCTGCGGCGCGGTGGTGAGGCCGAGGTGCGTCTTCTCCGGGTGCAGGCGTCGTCGGTGCCGCAGGTCACCGGGTGTCAGGTGGAACAGCGCGGTCAGCCGGTCGAGGGTGGCGTACAGCTCGCGGGACGCGGGGTTCGGCACCGGTAACGCGCCGGCCTGCTCGTGGTCCGGGTGGCCTGCCGTCCACTGGTGGAACATCCACCAGCCGATGGGCGCCACCGAGTCGCCGCGCCCCGGCAACCCGGTCCGGGCGACCAGCCGCCCCTGCTCGGCGCCCGCGAGGAAGTGCTCGTACTCCCGCCGGTCCGCGCCCGCGCCGTCCTCCGGGCGCAACCGGGTCGGGCCGAGGTGGACGCGCGACGCCGCGGCCTCCAGCACGCGCACCCGGTGCAGCATCGGCGCGAGCACCAGCAGGGCGGCCTCGGCGCCGGTCGGCCGGAGGTCCACCAGCTCCACCAGGTCGGCCAGCCGCCGCTCGACGCGGTCGACGAGGTCCGGGTCGAGCCACGGCGACCCGGCGAGCGCGCGCTCGGCCGCCTGCCGCCGCCTGCCCAGGTCCGCCGCCAGCCGCACCACGTCGTCGCGGAACGCCGCCACGTCCGTCGCCCGCGCCCACACCGGGTGCGTCCTCGCCCGGTCGGGCCACCGGTCGGGCGCGGGCGGCGCGGGCGGCGCGGACTCCAGCGCGGCGTGCCTGCCGCGCCAGTACTCCACCGTCCCGTTGGGCGGGGCCACCTTCGCGGCGGCCAGGGCGGCCCGGACGATGGCGATGACGTGCTCCAGGTCCGGCAGCTTCTTGATCCGGCCGTTGAGGATCGCCGACACCTGGCTGCGCCCCGGCCCGCCGTGCGACGCCGGCGCGGTGACGACCGCGCCGGACCGCTGGAAGAACTCCCGCAGCTCGCGGCAGAACCCGGCCAGGTCCTCAGGCGTCATCCGGCGCCCCCTCCCGTGCGCGATGTCCGGACCGGACGTCCTCCGGACGGCCGCCACCAGCGGCGATGCCACTCGCAAGGGCCATTCTTCCGGTGCGTTCCGCGATCGGGGACACCGACCCGCCCGAACGGCGACCGTTCCACCGTCCTCATCGGCGACAACGGGAGCAGGTGCTGCAAGGTGGACTGGATCGCGCTGATCACGGCGGCGCTCGGCACCATCACGGCGGGTCTGGAACTGGCCAGGGTGGTGCGGCGGGAGCGGCGCGACGACGAGTGACGAGGTGTGCGGGCCGCTCGACCGGGGCCGGGTGCGGGAGGGGTGCCGGCCGGGACGGGCGGTGGGCTGCGGAGGTGAGCGGGTGGTGGCCGGCCGCACCACCGGCCGGCGGCGGCCCCTGCTCGGTGGCGTGGTGTCCCCGCGCGGGGAAGCTGTCGTCGGGGCGTCCGCGCGGCACACGATCGGGTGGTTCCGGGTGCACTGCTCGTCGCCGGTTCGGCCGTCCGTGGCGCTCCGCCCGGTCGTTGTCGCGCGAAAGCGCTGGGGGACAGGGCTTCCCGGTGGACTACGGCGAACGAGTGACCTGTCGGGACGGGCCGCCCGGTGGAGCTACAGTGCCGGCTCGGTGACTCCGGTGGAGGGGGTGCTGGGTGGTGGACGGGCACGGGATCAGTCGTCGTGCCCTGCTCGCGGGCGCGGGTGCGGGTCTGGCGGGTTGGGGGTTGCCCGGCGTGGCGGCGGCGCGCGGGACCGGCGGCACGGTCGCGGTCCTCGGTGGCGGGGTCGCCGGCCTCACGGCGGCGCACGAGCTGGCCGAGCGCGGCTTCGCGGTCACGGTCTACGAACGGCGCGCCCTGGGCGGCAAGTGCCGCAGCATCCCGGTGGACGGCACGGGGCGCGGAGGTCGGCGCGACCTGCCCGGAGAGCACGGCTTCCGCATCTTCTTCGGGTTCTACCAGGACCTGCCGGACACGCTGCGGCGGATACCGTTCCCCGGCAACCCCAACGGCGTGCACGACAACCTGGTCACCGCGACCGAGTTCCTGGCCTCGTTCGCCGGTGGGCGGGAGGACCTGCTCCTCCCGCTGACGCCGCCCGGCGGCCTGCCGGACCGGTTGACGCCGGAGCTGTTCCTGCGGCAGGTGCGGGCCGCGGTCGAGAGCGCCTTCCACCTGCCGCCGCACGAGGCGGCGGTCTTCGCGCAGCGGATGCTGGTCTACCTCACCAGCTGCGAGGAGCGCCGCCTGGAGCAGTGGGAGCACACGACGTGGCCGGACTTCCTCCGGGCGCGGGGCAAGTCCGAGGACTACCAACGGATCTTCGTGTACGGGCCGACGCGCGTGCTCAGCTCGACCAGGACGGACAACGCCAGCGCGCACACCGCGGGCATCGTGGCCGAGCAGGTGCTGTTCACCCTGCTCGGGCGCGGTGGCGAGGGCCCGCTGGACCGGGTGCTGAACCTGCCGACGAACGAGGCGTGGATCGACCCGTGGGAGCGGCACCTGCGGGGGCTCGGGGTCGGGTTCCGCCTCGGCTGGTCGGTCGAGGACCTGGTCGTGGACCGCGGCCGGGTCGCCGCGGCGCGCGTCCGCGACCCGCGGGGCCGCGCGGAGGCGGTCCACGCCGACTACTACGTCTGCGCCCTGCCCGTCGACCACGCCCGGCGCGTCTGGAACGCGGACCTCCTGGCGGCCGAACCGCGGTTGCGCGCGGCGGCGACGCTGGAGACGCAGTGGATGACCGGGCTGATGCTCTACTTCGACCGCCCGACCCCGTTGGCGCACGGTCACGTCTACTACATCCACGCGCCGTGGTCGCTGACGTCGATCAGCCAGGCAGCGTTCTGGCCGGGGCGGGACTTCCGGGCCGACTACGGCGACGGCACCGTCGCGGACTGCGTGTCCGTCGTCATCTCGGACTGGGACGAGCCCGGCGTGCTCTTCGGGCGGCCGGCCAGGCAGTTGACCGAGGAGCAGGTCGTGCAGGAGGTGTTGGCGCAGCTCGACCTGCACCTCAACGACACCGGGCGGCCGGTGCTCGACCGGTCCTCCCTGGTGACCTGGTTCCTCGACCCCGGCGTGAGCGGGCTGGGCGGGCCGAACCCCGTCAACGCCGACGAACTCGTCGTGCAGCCGGTCGGTTCGTGGCGTCGCCGCCCCACCGCCCGTACCTCGGTGCCGAACCTCTTCCTGGCAGGCGACTACGTCCGGGCGCCGATCAACGGGGCCAGCATGGAGGCGGCGAACAGCACCGCGCGCCTGGCGGTGAACGCGCTGCTGGACGAAGCGGGGTCGGACGCTCACCGCGCGGTGGTGCACGAGCTGTACCGGGCGCCCGAGTTCGAGCTGCTCAAGGCCGAGGACCGGGTGCACCACCTGCTGCGGCTGCCCAACGCGTTCGACGTCGTCCCGCTGCCCTGAGCGGGCGGGGTCACCCCGAACGGGTCCGCGGGTGACGGACCGCGACGCGGTCGGCCGGGCCGTTCACCGGGATCGGTACCGGGCGGGTCCGGGCAGGGTGACCGGTCTTCCGGCGGTCGGTCCGTGCGCCGAGGATGGAGGTGTCCGAGGAGGCGGCGGCGCGCCGTCGAGCGCGGGCGACTTCCGGGGACGACCGATCGGCGTCCCGCGCGGGCGGCGCACCGGAGGAGAGGAACAGCGACCATGCACGGACGGCAGCGGTTCGGGCGGCGGGGTTGGCGGGTGGCCGCGATCGCCGCCGCGGCGGCGGCGGTGATGACGGCGCAGGCGGCCCCGGCCGTCGCCGTGAACTACCCCGCGTGGTTCGTCGTCGAGGTCTACGAGACGCCCAAGGTCAAGAGAACCTTCCACAGCCCCGGTCAGTTCGACAGCCACGCCGAGCACAACGCGTGGATCAAGTCCTGCCAGGCGCAGCACCCCGGCAGCAGCCCGGTCGGTGATCCACGGCACGGCACGAAGCAGGGCTCGAAGTGCGGGAAGGGCGGCCGTAACGGCAACACCAAGTACGGGTACGGGATACAGGACTTCGACGTGCCTACCAGGAAGCGGATGGTGTTCCGCTCCAACAAGAAGGTCAACAACCAGGGCGAGGGCGACGCCTGGGTGGCGAAGTGCCGGCAGGAGCGGGAGGCCAAGGGTTTCCCGTGGGAGGGGCGGCCCGTCGGCCGACCGGAGAAGAAGCCGACCGGCAGCCCGTGCCTGCCCAAGGACGGGTGACCGGCCGGCGAGCCGGTGGACGCGCCTCGGCCGGGGGTGCGCGGGTCGTGACGACGAGGCGGGCTCGGCGCGGCGGGTGCCCGCCACCCACCGCGCCGAGCCCGCCGTCCGCAATTCGGTTGTGCGCCCGGCCCGTGCTCGACAGGCTTGCCCCGACGTCCCGATCGGTCGAGGGGGAGCCCGGTGGCACTGCTCTTCGTCACGCTGGCCGGGCACGGCCACGTCACGCCCACGCTGGCCCTGGTCGAGGAACTGGTGGGGCGCGGCCACGAGGTCGACTACGCGACCGGCGCGGAGCACGCCCGCGCGGTCACGGCGGCCGGTGCGCGCTGGGTGGAGCTGCCGGGGCTGCCGCCGTTCCGGCCGAGCGGCGGTGACCTCTTCGCGGCCTGGTTCCGGCACTACTTCGCGGCGATGCGCGCGGTCCACCCCGTCCTGCTCGACCGCTGCCGGACCCGCCGGCCCGAGGTGATCTGCTACGACGCGACCAACTGGCCCGCGCGGATCGTGGCCAGGCAGCTGGGCGTCCCGGCGGTGCGGTGCGTGCCGCACCTGGCGTCCAACGAGTCCTTCAAGCTGGTGGTGCCCGACGCGGCAGGGGTGATCGCGGACGACTGCGCGCGGTTCTCCGAGGAGCACGGCGTCGAGCTGGACGTCGTGAGCGCGTTCGACGTGCCCGAGGCGTTGAACCTGGTGTTCGTGCCGAGGGAGTTCCAGCCCGCCGGTGAGACCTTCGACGAGAGGTTCCACTTCATCGGACCGCTGCTCGGGCGGCGCGCCGCCGAGCCCTGGTCGCCGAAGCACCCCGACCTGCCGCTGCTCTACGTGTCACTGGGCTCGATCATGACCGACCCGGAGTTCCACCGGGCCTGCGTCGCGGCCTTCGCCGACGGGACGTGGCAGGTGGCCCTGAAGTCCGACGACGCGGGACCCGTACCGTCCACTGTGGACGTTCAGGGCTGGTTCCCCCAGCCCGCGGTGCTGCGGCGGGCGCGTGCGTTCGTCACGCACGGCGGGATGAACTCCACGATGGAGGCGTTGGGTTGCGGCGTGCCGCTCGTGGTGGTCCCGCAGACGCCCGAGCAGGAGGTCAACGCCGACCGCGTCCGGGAACTCGGCCTGGGTGAGCGCTTGGCGGACGTCGCGGACCTGCGGGCGGCGGTGGAACGGGTCACCGCCGACGGCGCGGTGCGGCGGAACCTCGACCGGATGCGGGCCGCCATCCGGGCCGGCGGGGCCGCTGAGCGCGGCGCCGACCTCGTGCTCGGGCTGGTGTCCTGACCCGCGCCTCGTCGCCGCTGGAGATCGCACGTGCGCGCCCACCGCCGGGCCCGTGCCCGCGTGCCGCCGATCCCGCGGGTACGTGCCGCTGAGCCCGCGAGTGCGTGCCGCCGAAGCGGGTCGTTCACCGGGACTCACCTTGCGCGGCACCGGTTCTCCCGGCCGGCAGGGTGCGCAACCCTTCGACGGCGCCTTGGTCGAGCACCGGCGCGGCCCGGTCGAGCAGCCGTCGCAACACCGGCAGCCGGTCCTCCGGCAGCTCGTCCGGGTGCGTGATCGTCGAAGGCGGGGCGCACCGGTCACGCGAACGCGCGTGGTGCACGACGACCTCACCCCTGCCGTTCGGGGCCGACCAACCGTTCTCTCTCGCTCTCCAGGACGTCGAGGTCGGTCAGGATCGCCAGGGCCGCGGCGCGGTGCCGCTGAGCGTGCTCCAGGGGCCCGCACCGCGCGACACCGGCGTGCGCGCGGGCCTGTTCGTAGTGGTGCGCGATCGCGTCGGCGCGTTCGAGGGCTTCCCCGTACGCGGCAGCGGCGGCAACGGGGTCGTGCAGGGCGCGGAAGGTGTCCCCGAGTTCGTTCAGCACCTCGACCTCGCCCGACCGGTCGTGCATCCGGCGCAGTTCCGCCAGGGACCGACGGAGGTGGTCGGCCGATTCCCTGGGACGGCCCGCTCGTCGGGTGACGATGCCGAGGACGATGAGGGAGTGCGCCTCCGCGTGGCGCAGCCCGCAGGCGCGTTGGAAGCGGAGTGCCCGGTCGCAGCGGTCCAGCGCCTCGGCGACCCGGCCGAAGTGGGCGAGCACCACCCCGCTGTTGGCGACGAAGCGCGACGTCGTCCCGGTCATCCGGTGCTCGTCGACCAACCGGACGGCGCGCTCGAACAGCTCCAGCGCCTCGGTGTGCCCGCCCTGGCGCTGGTGGATGATGCCGAGGTTGTGCAGCACCGCGGTCGCCGCCCGCCAGTCGCCCGCCCGCTCGGCCGACGCCAGCGCCCGCCGGTACCACCGGGTGGCCGCCCGGTAGTCGCCGTGCCAGAAGTGCGCGACCCCGAGGTGCTTCGTGATCGCGGCTTCGCCCGCCGCGTCGCCCACGCCGCGCGCCGCGCCGAGCGCACGGGTGAGCTGGGGGACCCAGTCCCGGCCGAGTCCCCGGCAGTAGCGGAAGAACCAGAGCGCGTCGGCGAGCTTCCAGGCGTGCTCTGGCCGGTCGTGCTCGACGGCGAAGTCACCGGCGGCGACGAGGTTCTCGTACTCGGCGTCCAGCCGGGTGGCGGCCATCCGGTCGTCGTCGGAGGTCGCTCGGACGGCGACGTCCAGGTAGTGGTCGAGCAGCCGGTCGACGGCCGCCCCGGCCTCGTCCCCGTCCGCGACCGCGCGGGCGAACAGCCGGACGAGGTCGTGGGTCCGGTAGCGGCCGGGCGTGCACTGCCGCACGAGGTGCGCCTGCTCCAGGTGGTCCAGCGCCTCGCGCGTGGCGCCCTCCGGGCGGTCGACGAGGCGGGCCGCCGCGTCCACCGCGATGTCCGGTCCGACCACGTGGCCGAGCAGGCGGAACAGCCTGGCCGGCTCGGGCGGCAGCACGCGGTACGAGCACGAGAGCACCGCGCGGAGGTCCGCCCGCAGGTCGCCCGCGCGGAGCGCGTCCAGCCGGGTGGGTTCCCGCGCGAGTTCCGCGGCCAGCAGGGCCAGGGGGAAGTCCGGTCGCCGCGCGGCGCGCGCGCCGAGGACGGCGAGCGCGAGCGGGAGCCCCGCGCAGTACCGGACCACCGCCGCCACGGCGTCGGCCTCGTCCGCCACCCGCCGCGCGCCGAGGTGCCCGCCGAGCAACCGGCGGGACTGCTCCGGGTCGAGCAGGTCGACGGCCAGCCGGCGCGCGCCGCGCAGGGCGACCAGCGCGCCGAGGTCGTCGCGACTGGTGACCAGCACGCAGCACCGCGGTCCGCCCGGCAGCAACGGGATGACCTGCGCGGCGTCGCGGGCGTTGTCCAGCAGCACCAGCACCTGCT
Coding sequences:
- a CDS encoding HD domain-containing protein, whose product is MTPEDLAGFCRELREFFQRSGAVVTAPASHGGPGRSQVSAILNGRIKKLPDLEHVIAIVRAALAAAKVAPPNGTVEYWRGRHAALESAPPAPPAPDRWPDRARTHPVWARATDVAAFRDDVVRLAADLGRRRQAAERALAGSPWLDPDLVDRVERRLADLVELVDLRPTGAEAALLVLAPMLHRVRVLEAAASRVHLGPTRLRPEDGAGADRREYEHFLAGAEQGRLVARTGLPGRGDSVAPIGWWMFHQWTAGHPDHEQAGALPVPNPASRELYATLDRLTALFHLTPGDLRHRRRLHPEKTHLGLTTAPQVVREELVGLLLVVAWEQAVELTALPITVVEHLGIPDPVRLDHLRTTIAHAAWVPVEGVGTGLIADCRHEAVLEALKSHVARVDAVLSAVREAAEDFRLEPLRRLPPHASADRVQPAEENGRPVFVTPVTRFRLDETRVRELLMGEQLYGDRSLAVRELYQNALDACRYRQARHDYLRASRGIDIGWTGRIEFTQGVEHGRHVLRCADNGVGMGRAELREVFSRAGVRFADRPEFREEQARWEAAGVELFPNSRFGIGVLSYFMLADEIEIRTRRMHPNGHDHGEALRVMIAGPGHLFRIETLAEDIGPGTAVTLYLRAGADAESCVDVLQRILGIAEFETTAVHGDHDATWRPFELESRPAGGGSGLHASGALVHGERTEHGQVVWCEQGGGLLVDGIHVEPLKRRGVLAGPAYGESLYGAVVNLTRKGAPKLTVDRSKVLDDVSPLVEELLRRSVPALRQANPLFLSLEWLVRVARTSPGTADIVADEVAASGGPWRALIGSSEILDGGYSYADLDLVRRLHDHYAERLNLFGAGRSASAVSLAWTSLARAGRAGVTPLSPSDKAIIEDLYERRSHLPGSQDLPVGLVLAVAKDTQIGVVALADRLARLGYALPDVDWGSLADEPGEADFTVVSADCDAIAPWLPPGAPVSVGHVVAAAHAAKSSPSAVADRLAFFGFSAPSTAGLPSRVTRSDVILVSLNVDGGRPWLPDGWPVEPARVHFAAAVLRRDSPAIASRLRELGFPVPDVRHTPEWLGTVGGGLGRVFLDCAVEDGDAVPPSQVVRAAVLWGVPPAEVARRFAEIGLAVPADGRVPRELADGDAALLTRQWLDRDLPPGPVRVPLGLLLDIAGRAGVRVAEAAARLGDLGFVLPDEQVWRGDLDGVDQRLLQFSTPLRPIPRWEDRRTFESLLEATREVGGTIAGVANRLRRMGFEVPDVAHLDDDLLEVDYHLLSARGCALGRAPAGSAAPLAVVAHAAGRTGTSPRRTAERVSALGYTPPATDRLPERFDRLDLDLLGRLDLTRPIKARDVLEQALWFETTPEEVADRLAALDLAVPGFDAELAAIYAGVPGVADDGPPPNPAAAPR
- a CDS encoding hydroxysqualene dehydroxylase codes for the protein MDGHGISRRALLAGAGAGLAGWGLPGVAAARGTGGTVAVLGGGVAGLTAAHELAERGFAVTVYERRALGGKCRSIPVDGTGRGGRRDLPGEHGFRIFFGFYQDLPDTLRRIPFPGNPNGVHDNLVTATEFLASFAGGREDLLLPLTPPGGLPDRLTPELFLRQVRAAVESAFHLPPHEAAVFAQRMLVYLTSCEERRLEQWEHTTWPDFLRARGKSEDYQRIFVYGPTRVLSSTRTDNASAHTAGIVAEQVLFTLLGRGGEGPLDRVLNLPTNEAWIDPWERHLRGLGVGFRLGWSVEDLVVDRGRVAAARVRDPRGRAEAVHADYYVCALPVDHARRVWNADLLAAEPRLRAAATLETQWMTGLMLYFDRPTPLAHGHVYYIHAPWSLTSISQAAFWPGRDFRADYGDGTVADCVSVVISDWDEPGVLFGRPARQLTEEQVVQEVLAQLDLHLNDTGRPVLDRSSLVTWFLDPGVSGLGGPNPVNADELVVQPVGSWRRRPTARTSVPNLFLAGDYVRAPINGASMEAANSTARLAVNALLDEAGSDAHRAVVHELYRAPEFELLKAEDRVHHLLRLPNAFDVVPLP
- a CDS encoding macrolide family glycosyltransferase yields the protein MALLFVTLAGHGHVTPTLALVEELVGRGHEVDYATGAEHARAVTAAGARWVELPGLPPFRPSGGDLFAAWFRHYFAAMRAVHPVLLDRCRTRRPEVICYDATNWPARIVARQLGVPAVRCVPHLASNESFKLVVPDAAGVIADDCARFSEEHGVELDVVSAFDVPEALNLVFVPREFQPAGETFDERFHFIGPLLGRRAAEPWSPKHPDLPLLYVSLGSIMTDPEFHRACVAAFADGTWQVALKSDDAGPVPSTVDVQGWFPQPAVLRRARAFVTHGGMNSTMEALGCGVPLVVVPQTPEQEVNADRVRELGLGERLADVADLRAAVERVTADGAVRRNLDRMRAAIRAGGAAERGADLVLGLVS
- a CDS encoding AfsR/SARP family transcriptional regulator yields the protein MAVEFRLLGTVEATVDGRLVDLGPPRQVCVLVLLLVEANHVLPVDRLLDRVWPDRLPHSARGTLSSYLSRLKKCLAGTDEVTLVRRSGGYALTVDADAVDLHRFRRLLGLARAGGDDSRTCALLTDALALWRGEAFTGVDCRWLDLFRESLADERRTARREWTDLQLRLGHHAALIPSLAAQIEDDPLDEQLIAQLMLAQYRTGRQAEALDTFHQARLRLAGELGIGPGDRLRRLHREILSAGAVADPPAAGRFPRPRQLPTAPAVFTGRAGELARLTEAHATDRGALVAMVGAGGVGKTWLALRWAHDHVARFPDGQLYADLRGFDPVEEPTPPAVVVRSFLEALGVRPADAPLDVDAQAALYRSLLAGKQVLVLLDNARDAAQVIPLLPGGPRCCVLVTSRDDLGALVALRGARRLAVDLLDPEQSRRLLGGHLGARRVADEADAVAAVVRYCAGLPLALAVLGARAARRPDFPLALLAAELAREPTRLDALRAGDLRADLRAVLSCSYRVLPPEPARLFRLLGHVVGPDIAVDAAARLVDRPEGATREALDHLEQAHLVRQCTPGRYRTHDLVRLFARAVADGDEAGAAVDRLLDHYLDVAVRATSDDDRMAATRLDAEYENLVAAGDFAVEHDRPEHAWKLADALWFFRYCRGLGRDWVPQLTRALGAARGVGDAAGEAAITKHLGVAHFWHGDYRAATRWYRRALASAERAGDWRAATAVLHNLGIIHQRQGGHTEALELFERAVRLVDEHRMTGTTSRFVANSGVVLAHFGRVAEALDRCDRALRFQRACGLRHAEAHSLIVLGIVTRRAGRPRESADHLRRSLAELRRMHDRSGEVEVLNELGDTFRALHDPVAAAAAYGEALERADAIAHHYEQARAHAGVARCGPLEHAQRHRAAALAILTDLDVLESERERLVGPERQG